Proteins from one Polynucleobacter wuianus genomic window:
- a CDS encoding haloacid dehalogenase type II, with the protein MKKLHGIKALAFDAYGTVFDVHSVVALAEKMYPGKGKELSQLWRSKQIEYMFLRTIMGRYIPHNQNTEAGLKYSLKYLGLPGGTSERGALMDAYERLSPFEDARQTLPKLSGLKRAILSVGTPSLLTNLVGNAGITDQFDALLSVDEVKVYKPHPRTYQLATDKFDLQRHEIGFVTSNYFDVAGAKAFGFQVIWINRNGAIPDEVGLLPDVALTSIAEIPNLLG; encoded by the coding sequence ATGAAAAAATTGCACGGAATTAAAGCTCTTGCGTTTGACGCTTATGGAACGGTGTTTGATGTTCACTCAGTTGTTGCTTTGGCTGAAAAGATGTACCCAGGGAAAGGCAAGGAGTTAAGTCAACTTTGGAGATCAAAGCAAATTGAATATATGTTTTTGAGAACCATTATGGGTAGATATATACCCCATAACCAAAATACAGAAGCAGGCCTTAAGTATTCATTGAAATATTTAGGGCTTCCTGGAGGAACAAGTGAGAGAGGTGCCTTAATGGATGCCTACGAAAGGTTATCTCCCTTTGAGGATGCTAGGCAGACTCTTCCTAAATTGAGTGGACTTAAGAGGGCAATCCTATCTGTTGGAACCCCATCATTACTAACAAATTTAGTTGGCAACGCAGGAATTACGGATCAATTTGACGCCTTATTAAGTGTGGATGAGGTCAAAGTTTATAAGCCACATCCAAGAACTTATCAGTTGGCAACTGATAAGTTCGATCTCCAAAGACATGAAATTGGATTTGTTACATCAAATTACTTTGATGTAGCTGGTGCCAAAGCATTCGGGTTTCAGGTGATTTGGATTAATCGGAATGGTGCAATCCCTGACGAGGTGGGCCTTCTTCCTGATGTTGCATTAACTTCGATAGCCGAAATTCCAAATCTTCTTGGCTAA
- a CDS encoding MFS transporter translates to MSTQSTNNSVNSKRVITEAERKILIASSLGTVFEWYDFFLYGSLAAVIAKQFFAKADPTTGLIFALLAFAAGFIVRPFGALVFGRLGDMIGRKYTFLMTILIMGLSTFGVGLLPAYESIGIAAPIILISLRLLQGLALGGEYGGAVVYVAEHAPNNQRGQFTAWIQTTATLGLFLSLLVILSTRLFLGEAAFGDWGWRIPFLVSIILLGISVWIRMSMSESPVFAKMKEEGAESKAPLTESFLRWKNLKIVLIALFGITAGLGCVWYTGQFYVLLFLTQTLKVDSVTANLIVAGALLLATPFFLIFGTLSDRIGRKKIILTGMALAVLTYFPIFKGLTHYANPALEMALKNSPVVVVADPGDCQFQFNPTGTKKFTSSCDIAKAKLVAASVNYHVENAVPGTIASVKVGDKIVNSFDSVGLSKEEAALKMNNFAKELSATISEAGYPQKANVDEINKPMVFLLVFLLVIYVTMAYGPTAAALVELFPTKIRYSSLSLPYHIGTGWFGGLMPTTAFALVALEGDIYYGLWYPVIIAAVTVIFGLIFLPETKNVDIKL, encoded by the coding sequence ATGTCAACTCAAAGCACAAATAATTCTGTAAACAGCAAAAGGGTCATTACTGAGGCGGAGCGAAAAATACTCATTGCTTCATCTTTAGGTACTGTATTTGAATGGTATGACTTCTTTTTATATGGATCTTTGGCAGCTGTAATAGCGAAGCAATTTTTTGCCAAGGCCGATCCAACAACGGGACTTATTTTTGCTTTATTAGCCTTTGCGGCAGGCTTTATCGTTCGCCCATTTGGCGCCCTCGTATTTGGTCGACTTGGGGACATGATCGGTCGCAAATATACCTTTTTAATGACCATCCTCATTATGGGCTTATCGACCTTTGGTGTTGGTTTGCTGCCTGCATATGAAAGTATAGGTATTGCAGCGCCGATTATTCTGATTTCGCTTAGGTTGTTGCAAGGTCTTGCGCTTGGCGGAGAGTATGGCGGTGCTGTAGTTTATGTAGCGGAGCATGCGCCGAATAATCAACGGGGGCAATTTACTGCTTGGATACAGACTACCGCAACCTTGGGGCTATTTCTATCACTGTTAGTAATCCTATCAACAAGACTATTCTTGGGTGAGGCGGCCTTTGGAGATTGGGGTTGGCGCATCCCGTTCTTGGTATCCATCATTTTGCTAGGAATCTCTGTATGGATTCGCATGTCTATGAGCGAGTCGCCTGTGTTTGCCAAAATGAAAGAGGAGGGGGCTGAGTCAAAAGCCCCATTAACAGAGTCATTCCTGCGTTGGAAAAATTTGAAAATTGTATTGATAGCATTGTTTGGTATCACCGCCGGATTAGGGTGTGTTTGGTATACGGGTCAATTTTATGTACTACTTTTCTTGACGCAAACACTTAAGGTTGATAGCGTTACTGCGAATTTAATTGTGGCTGGGGCGCTTTTACTCGCCACCCCATTCTTTTTGATATTTGGCACGCTATCAGATCGTATTGGAAGAAAAAAAATTATTCTGACTGGAATGGCATTGGCTGTGCTGACCTATTTCCCAATATTTAAAGGTCTGACACATTATGCGAATCCTGCTCTAGAGATGGCATTAAAAAATTCCCCTGTAGTTGTGGTAGCAGATCCTGGGGATTGTCAATTTCAATTTAACCCCACTGGAACTAAGAAATTTACCTCTTCTTGTGATATTGCTAAGGCAAAGTTAGTAGCTGCATCAGTTAACTATCATGTTGAGAATGCGGTGCCCGGAACAATTGCGAGCGTTAAAGTTGGCGATAAGATTGTTAATTCATTTGACTCAGTGGGACTCTCAAAAGAAGAGGCTGCACTAAAAATGAATAATTTTGCAAAAGAGCTGAGCGCTACCATTTCAGAGGCTGGTTATCCTCAAAAAGCAAATGTAGATGAGATCAATAAACCAATGGTTTTCTTGCTGGTATTTTTGCTTGTAATCTATGTAACGATGGCTTATGGACCAACAGCGGCAGCCTTGGTTGAGCTCTTTCCAACCAAAATTCGCTATTCTTCCCTCTCGCTGCCCTATCATATTGGCACTGGTTGGTTTGGGGGCCTAATGCCTACAACAGCCTTTGCTCTAGTGGCCTTAGAGGGCGATATTTACTATGGACTCTGGTACCCGGTAATTATTGCGGCAGTGACTGTAATTTTTGGCTTGATATTTTTACCGGAAACTAAAAATGTGGATATAAAATTATAA